In a single window of the Pocillopora verrucosa isolate sample1 chromosome 4, ASM3666991v2, whole genome shotgun sequence genome:
- the LOC131795997 gene encoding uncharacterized protein isoform X4: MFLAKISLILYVLAAVKVEPVEAKNITIKLGFIGALDNSLGATASLGKELSSAFKVAIEVINEEAVKPKVGSQIRLSMDFKTMIKDGGTNPSKTCKIAAQELAADPEIVGVVGAMRSSCSQASHQYFRDKAPFMTQISYASTAAELSNKKKYPRFFRTCASDVAQAEALVGLVTLFNWRRVSTIATSDGYGKNLADAFETAARLQGIRIHASARLPAMATSGDIDSKVQMLKDAQTRVNLVFALPEEARAIFKAAKAKGMTGEGWVWIGSDGVLATPPTNQSTATQAMQGTVGTMPKGGIGKWILRMLFRWMKHKDNRKQYPGIIYDNMPWTSVYVPQVFDAVYAYYLAFDRLARQGKISSSDSTSTLRKVVFDELKKFNNKNTGFVGAQGPTYFESPGYDVGNLQGKLWKKVGKWNKTIGVERMDVIIWPGNTKIPPTDKGLPGKTTFRIGFIAPIHPDLAGLSELGKEFESAFRVAVEMMNKDPTLAVDFDIKIQDGGVDANSSCRAAADQLAKDGVVAVIGAYRSSCSQAAATVLGTSTNRIPQISYGSTSSVFSDKTSYKYFFRTCPSDVHQAAVLSALFRKYMFPEVGTVATNDIYGKDLADMFEKEVTGMADVPVSVVSSQRFDVNARAATVRPKIQKLKSSGSKVHLISMVRQDAETVFQQIKELGMTGKGWVWIGTDGATSSTFNQQKDLERAMEGMIGTQPKNGEGSIYLKFLAAWLKKDSTTYPGIVHSKPTPMSAAFTAQLFDAVHGVALALSDLVNKKVISRTSDVQTVRDELYQKLRTFDDFSSGYPSATGTNNVMYFDQNQDPPPLYDVVNLVGNNWITVGQYDSKTKKIGLRRDIVFPGGVTRIPGKDRPTYKIAAFFPTHEDLGPLRDLGLEWQAAFRIAVELVNTGPFKVAFSYVLVDGGENAETCRRAAQNLPDDADLIIGEARSACSIAIAEATKQKNIPQMSYASTSALLSDKKNYPHLFRTCASDVFQGKALAKLVERYKWTQLSTITTLDLYSEELARKFAVEVRKKGVDIVTEQRFEAQTKLSIKEYLKEIKKAGTAVNLVSATTDDAEKVFQEAIEQSMTGKGWTWIGTDGATTSPFVESPNLQLAMQGMVGTRPKHGEGALYQKLLKTWKEKDASMYPGPIHSPRVLQASAYVAQVYDSVLAYAHALTRLHEAGTINKYSSRADVQKEIMTELRKMKDASTGFDSSTGRKQFFDSNQDAPAIYDVVNLNGDSWVKVGSYDPSPDHGLSIRKKIVWPGGSLNTPSDHHSPSVKESAVTEPPKATGVSDGGIIALGVVFGTFAVAMGTFIAYLIYREKKGKPSFGPQVFRQTYHSPVSEIASVMDNGNIQVIRAVKEPIT, encoded by the exons ATGTTTCTCGCGAAGATTTCTCTTATTTTATATGTTCTTGCAGCAGTTAAAGTTG AACCTGTCGAAGCCAAGAACATAACTATCAAGTTGGGCTTTATCGGCGCTTTAGACAACTCTCTTGGAGCCACGGCATCTCTGGGAAAAGAACTG AGCTCGGCGTTCAAGGTAGCAATCGAAGTCATAAATGAAGAGGCTGTCAAGCCGAAAGTTGGCAGTCAAATAAGACTTTCGATGGATTTTAAAA CCATGATCAAAGATGGCGGCACCAATCCATCAAAAACCTGTAAAATCGCCGCACAGGAGCTAGCGGCCGATCCAGAAATTGTTGGAGTTGTTGGAGCAATGCGTTCCTCTTGTTCCCAAGCATCTCATCAATACTTCAGAGACAAAG CGCCGTTTATGACTCAGATATCTTATGCGTCAACGGCAGCAGAGTTGTCCAATAAGAAGAAATATCCTCGATTCTTCAGAACGTGCGCCAGTGACGTTGCCCAGGCAGAAGCTTTGGTTGGGTTGGTGACTCTTTTTAACTGGAGACGA GTCAGTACCATTGCTACGTCTGACGGGTATGGTAAAAACCTGGCTGATGCTTTTGAAACAGCTGCGCGATTGCAAGGAATTAGAATCCATGCATCTGCCCGATTACCAGCCATGGCAACCTCAGGAGATATAGACAGCAAGGTTCAAATG CTAAAAGATGCTCAAACGAGAGTTAACCTCGTGTTTGCCTTACCAGAAGAAGCCCGCGCCATATTTAAAGCTGCAAAAGCAAAG GGTATGActggggaggggtgggtgtgGATAGGAAGTGATGGTGTCCTGGCCACTCCaccgaccaatcagagcacagcTACACAAGCAATGCAAGGAACTGTGGGAACTATGCCCAAAG GAGGGATAGGAAAATGGATTCTCAGAATGCTGTTCAGGTGGATGAAACACAAAGACAACAGGAAACAGTATCCAGGAATTATTTATGACAAT ATGCCTTGGACGTCGGTGTATGTCCCACAAGTGTTTGATGCTGTTTATGCTTATTACTTGGCTTTTGACAGATTAGCAAGACAAGGCAAAATATCTTCG AGCGACTCTACGTCAACGTTAAGAAAGGTGGTCTTTGATGAGTTGAAGAAattcaacaataaaaacacaggATTTGTCGGTGCTCAAG GTCCCACTTACTTCGAGTCTCCAGGATATGACGTTGGAAATCTTCAG GGAAAGCTTTGGAAAAAGGTGGGGAAATGGAACAAAACCATCGGAGTCGAAAGAATGGATGTCATCATTTGGCCAGGCAATACCAAAATTCCACCAACTGACAAAGGACTACCCGGTAAGACGACGTTTAGAATCGGTTTCATCGCCCCGATTCACCCAGATTTGGCAGGACTGTCCGAACTCGGTAAAGAGTTTGAATCGGCTTTTCGCGTTGCTGTGGAGATGATGAACAAGGACCCAACGTTGGCAGTGGATTTCGATATcaaaattcaagatggcggtgTAGATGCTAATTCCTCGTGCAGAGCGGCGGCTGATCAACTTGCTAAAGACGGCGTCGTTGCTGTTATTGGTGCTTATCGTTCTTCATGCTCTCAAGCCGCTGCTACTGTTTTAG GAACTTCAACCAACAGAATACCTCAGATCTCTTATGGCTCCACTTCGTCCGTCTTCTCGGACAAGACCAGTTACAAGTATTTCTTTAGGACTTGCCCATCTGATGTGCATCAAGCTGCCGTTCTCTCCGCTTTATTCCGAAAGTACATGTTCCCGGAGGTCGGCACTGTGGCTACAAACGATATTTACGGAAAAGATCTTGCGGACATGTTTGAAAAAGAAGTCACAGGCATGGCTGATGTGCCGGTCAGTGTGGTCAGCAGTCAACGGTTCGATGTAAATGCACGAGCAGCCACCGTCCGACCAAAAATACAGAAG CTGAAATCGTCTGGTTCAAAAGTCCACCTCATCAGCATGGTTCGTCAGGATGCTGAGACGGTCTTCCAACAGATCAAAGAGCTAGGCATGACGGGTAAAGGCTGGGTGTGGATTGGAACCGACGGTGCAACCTCTTCCACTTTCAACCAACAGAAAGACTTGGAACGGGCTATGGAAGGTATGATAGGAACACAGCCAAAGAATGGAGAGGGAAGTATTTATTTGAAGTTTCTGGCAGCTTGGCTCAAGAAAGACTCCACAACGTATCCTGGAATTGTACACAGTAAGCCG ACTCCCATGTCAGCGGCATTCACTGCGCAGCTGTTTGATGCAGTACATGGTGTGGCTCTGGCTCTGTCAGACCTTGTCAATAAGAAAGTCATTAGCAGAACATCAGACGTGCAGACTGTGAGAGACGAACTGTATCAGAAGTTAAGAACATTTGATGACTTCAGTTCAGGATATCCGAGCGCGACTGGTACCAACAATGTGATGTACTTCGATCAGAATCAAGATCCCCCTCCTCTGTACGATGTTGTTAATCTTGTG GGTAACAATTGGATTACGGTCGGTCAGTACGActccaaaacaaagaaaatcggTTTGAGAAGAGATATAGTGTTCCCTGGTGGCGTGACAAGGATTCCTGGCAAAGATCGACCAACTTACAAGATCGCCGCTTTCTTTCCAACTCATGAAGATCTTGGGCCGTTAAGGGACTTGGGGCTAGAGTGGCAGGCAGCCTTCAGGATCGCTGTGGAGCTCGTAAATACGGGCCCTTTCAAGGTGGCCTTTAGCTATGTTCTTGTTGATGGAGGAGAAAATGCGGAAACTTGCCGACGTGCAGCACAG AATCTTCCGGACGACGCGGATCTTATCATCGGAGAAGCCAGGTCGGCTTGTTCCATCGCAATTGCTGAAGCCACGAAACAAAAGAATATTCCTCAAATGTCGTACGCTTCCACGTCTGCGCTACTATCAGACAAGAAGAATTATCCACACCTCTTTCGCACATGCGCTTCTGATGTGTTCCAAGGGAAAGCTCTGGCTAAGCTGGTTGAAAGATACAAGTGGACGCAATTGTCCACCATAACAACACTTGATCTGTACAGTGAAGAGCTCGCTCGTAAGTTTGCCGTAGAAGTGCGGAAGAAAGGGGTCGACATTGTCACTGAGCAACGGTTTGAAGCGCAAACAAAATTGAGTATCAAGGAATATCTTAAAGAG ATAAAGAAAGCTGGGACAGCAGTAAACTTGGTTAGTGCCACGACTGATGACGcagaaaaagtttttcaagaagCGATAGAACAG AGTATGACCGGTAAAGGGTGGACGTGGATTGGAACTGACGGTGCTACCACATCACCATTCGTGGAGTCTCCCAACTTACAACTAGCCATGCAGGGTATGGTAGGCACCAGGCCTAAACACGGTGAAGGAGCACTATACCAAAAACTGCTAAAGACCTGGAAAGAAAAAGACGCATCCATGTACCCTGGTCCTATCCATTCTCCTAGAGTGCTACAG GCTTCAGCTTATGTTGCTCAGGTCTATGATTCTGTTCTTGCTTATGCGCATGCTTTAACAAGACTTCATGAAGCGGGAACCATAAATAAG TACTCCTCCCGTGCGGACGTGCAAAAGGAGATAATGACAGAATTACGCAAAATGAAAGACGCAAGTACAGGATTTGACAGCTCAACCGGAAGAAAACAGTTCTTCGATTCCAATCAAGATGCGCCGGCAATTTATGATGTTGTGAACCTAAACGGAGATTCATGGGTGAAAGTTGGTTCTTACGACCCTTCCCCAGATCATGGACTCagtataaggaaaaaaatcgtgTGGCCAGGAGGGAGCCTAAATACCCCGAGTGATCACCACTCACCAAG TGTAAAGGAATCTGCTGTAACCGAACCGCCTAAAGCAACAGGTGTCAGTGATGGTGGTATCATAGCTCTTGGCGTTGTATTCGGCACTTTTGCCGTCGCCATGGGAACTTTTATAGCTTACTTGATATACagagagaaaaagggaaaaccCTCCTTTGGACCTCAG GTCTTCAGACAAACTTATCATTCACCGGTAAGCGAGATAGCCTCTGTTATGGATAATGGAAACATACAAGTTATACGAGCAGTCAAAGAGCCTATAACATAA
- the LOC131795997 gene encoding uncharacterized protein isoform X1, which translates to MNAPTFAAIALCLLLNPVSKASLLPFLKRGLEELNHFLNIPHPFVSVLFPEPVEAKNITIKLGFIGALDNSLGATASLGKELSSAFKVAIEVINEEAVKPKVGSQIRLSMDFKTMIKDGGTNPSKTCKIAAQELAADPEIVGVVGAMRSSCSQASHQYFRDKAPFMTQISYASTAAELSNKKKYPRFFRTCASDVAQAEALVGLVTLFNWRRVSTIATSDGYGKNLADAFETAARLQGIRIHASARLPAMATSGDIDSKVQMLKDAQTRVNLVFALPEEARAIFKAAKAKGMTGEGWVWIGSDGVLATPPTNQSTATQAMQGTVGTMPKGGIGKWILRMLFRWMKHKDNRKQYPGIIYDNMPWTSVYVPQVFDAVYAYYLAFDRLARQGKISSSDSTSTLRKVVFDELKKFNNKNTGFVGAQGPTYFESPGYDVGNLQGKLWKKVGKWNKTIGVERMDVIIWPGNTKIPPTDKGLPGKTTFRIGFIAPIHPDLAGLSELGKEFESAFRVAVEMMNKDPTLAVDFDIKIQDGGVDANSSCRAAADQLAKDGVVAVIGAYRSSCSQAAATVLGTSTNRIPQISYGSTSSVFSDKTSYKYFFRTCPSDVHQAAVLSALFRKYMFPEVGTVATNDIYGKDLADMFEKEVTGMADVPVSVVSSQRFDVNARAATVRPKIQKLKSSGSKVHLISMVRQDAETVFQQIKELGMTGKGWVWIGTDGATSSTFNQQKDLERAMEGMIGTQPKNGEGSIYLKFLAAWLKKDSTTYPGIVHSKPTPMSAAFTAQLFDAVHGVALALSDLVNKKVISRTSDVQTVRDELYQKLRTFDDFSSGYPSATGTNNVMYFDQNQDPPPLYDVVNLVGNNWITVGQYDSKTKKIGLRRDIVFPGGVTRIPGKDRPTYKIAAFFPTHEDLGPLRDLGLEWQAAFRIAVELVNTGPFKVAFSYVLVDGGENAETCRRAAQNLPDDADLIIGEARSACSIAIAEATKQKNIPQMSYASTSALLSDKKNYPHLFRTCASDVFQGKALAKLVERYKWTQLSTITTLDLYSEELARKFAVEVRKKGVDIVTEQRFEAQTKLSIKEYLKEIKKAGTAVNLVSATTDDAEKVFQEAIEQSMTGKGWTWIGTDGATTSPFVESPNLQLAMQGMVGTRPKHGEGALYQKLLKTWKEKDASMYPGPIHSPRVLQASAYVAQVYDSVLAYAHALTRLHEAGTINKYSSRADVQKEIMTELRKMKDASTGFDSSTGRKQFFDSNQDAPAIYDVVNLNGDSWVKVGSYDPSPDHGLSIRKKIVWPGGSLNTPSDHHSPSVKESAVTEPPKATGVSDGGIIALGVVFGTFAVAMGTFIAYLIYREKKGKPSFGPQVFRQTYHSPVSEIASVMDNGNIQVIRAVKEPIT; encoded by the exons ATGAACGCGCCGACTTTTGCAGCCATTGCTCTTTGTCTGCTTCTAAATCCAGTTTCTAAAGCTTCACTTTTGCCATTTCTGAAACGCGGTCTCGAAGAACTTAACCATTTTCTGAACATTCCTCATCCCTTCGTCTCCGTTTTGTTCCCAGAACCTGTCGAAGCCAAGAACATAACTATCAAGTTGGGCTTTATCGGCGCTTTAGACAACTCTCTTGGAGCCACGGCATCTCTGGGAAAAGAACTG AGCTCGGCGTTCAAGGTAGCAATCGAAGTCATAAATGAAGAGGCTGTCAAGCCGAAAGTTGGCAGTCAAATAAGACTTTCGATGGATTTTAAAA CCATGATCAAAGATGGCGGCACCAATCCATCAAAAACCTGTAAAATCGCCGCACAGGAGCTAGCGGCCGATCCAGAAATTGTTGGAGTTGTTGGAGCAATGCGTTCCTCTTGTTCCCAAGCATCTCATCAATACTTCAGAGACAAAG CGCCGTTTATGACTCAGATATCTTATGCGTCAACGGCAGCAGAGTTGTCCAATAAGAAGAAATATCCTCGATTCTTCAGAACGTGCGCCAGTGACGTTGCCCAGGCAGAAGCTTTGGTTGGGTTGGTGACTCTTTTTAACTGGAGACGA GTCAGTACCATTGCTACGTCTGACGGGTATGGTAAAAACCTGGCTGATGCTTTTGAAACAGCTGCGCGATTGCAAGGAATTAGAATCCATGCATCTGCCCGATTACCAGCCATGGCAACCTCAGGAGATATAGACAGCAAGGTTCAAATG CTAAAAGATGCTCAAACGAGAGTTAACCTCGTGTTTGCCTTACCAGAAGAAGCCCGCGCCATATTTAAAGCTGCAAAAGCAAAG GGTATGActggggaggggtgggtgtgGATAGGAAGTGATGGTGTCCTGGCCACTCCaccgaccaatcagagcacagcTACACAAGCAATGCAAGGAACTGTGGGAACTATGCCCAAAG GAGGGATAGGAAAATGGATTCTCAGAATGCTGTTCAGGTGGATGAAACACAAAGACAACAGGAAACAGTATCCAGGAATTATTTATGACAAT ATGCCTTGGACGTCGGTGTATGTCCCACAAGTGTTTGATGCTGTTTATGCTTATTACTTGGCTTTTGACAGATTAGCAAGACAAGGCAAAATATCTTCG AGCGACTCTACGTCAACGTTAAGAAAGGTGGTCTTTGATGAGTTGAAGAAattcaacaataaaaacacaggATTTGTCGGTGCTCAAG GTCCCACTTACTTCGAGTCTCCAGGATATGACGTTGGAAATCTTCAG GGAAAGCTTTGGAAAAAGGTGGGGAAATGGAACAAAACCATCGGAGTCGAAAGAATGGATGTCATCATTTGGCCAGGCAATACCAAAATTCCACCAACTGACAAAGGACTACCCGGTAAGACGACGTTTAGAATCGGTTTCATCGCCCCGATTCACCCAGATTTGGCAGGACTGTCCGAACTCGGTAAAGAGTTTGAATCGGCTTTTCGCGTTGCTGTGGAGATGATGAACAAGGACCCAACGTTGGCAGTGGATTTCGATATcaaaattcaagatggcggtgTAGATGCTAATTCCTCGTGCAGAGCGGCGGCTGATCAACTTGCTAAAGACGGCGTCGTTGCTGTTATTGGTGCTTATCGTTCTTCATGCTCTCAAGCCGCTGCTACTGTTTTAG GAACTTCAACCAACAGAATACCTCAGATCTCTTATGGCTCCACTTCGTCCGTCTTCTCGGACAAGACCAGTTACAAGTATTTCTTTAGGACTTGCCCATCTGATGTGCATCAAGCTGCCGTTCTCTCCGCTTTATTCCGAAAGTACATGTTCCCGGAGGTCGGCACTGTGGCTACAAACGATATTTACGGAAAAGATCTTGCGGACATGTTTGAAAAAGAAGTCACAGGCATGGCTGATGTGCCGGTCAGTGTGGTCAGCAGTCAACGGTTCGATGTAAATGCACGAGCAGCCACCGTCCGACCAAAAATACAGAAG CTGAAATCGTCTGGTTCAAAAGTCCACCTCATCAGCATGGTTCGTCAGGATGCTGAGACGGTCTTCCAACAGATCAAAGAGCTAGGCATGACGGGTAAAGGCTGGGTGTGGATTGGAACCGACGGTGCAACCTCTTCCACTTTCAACCAACAGAAAGACTTGGAACGGGCTATGGAAGGTATGATAGGAACACAGCCAAAGAATGGAGAGGGAAGTATTTATTTGAAGTTTCTGGCAGCTTGGCTCAAGAAAGACTCCACAACGTATCCTGGAATTGTACACAGTAAGCCG ACTCCCATGTCAGCGGCATTCACTGCGCAGCTGTTTGATGCAGTACATGGTGTGGCTCTGGCTCTGTCAGACCTTGTCAATAAGAAAGTCATTAGCAGAACATCAGACGTGCAGACTGTGAGAGACGAACTGTATCAGAAGTTAAGAACATTTGATGACTTCAGTTCAGGATATCCGAGCGCGACTGGTACCAACAATGTGATGTACTTCGATCAGAATCAAGATCCCCCTCCTCTGTACGATGTTGTTAATCTTGTG GGTAACAATTGGATTACGGTCGGTCAGTACGActccaaaacaaagaaaatcggTTTGAGAAGAGATATAGTGTTCCCTGGTGGCGTGACAAGGATTCCTGGCAAAGATCGACCAACTTACAAGATCGCCGCTTTCTTTCCAACTCATGAAGATCTTGGGCCGTTAAGGGACTTGGGGCTAGAGTGGCAGGCAGCCTTCAGGATCGCTGTGGAGCTCGTAAATACGGGCCCTTTCAAGGTGGCCTTTAGCTATGTTCTTGTTGATGGAGGAGAAAATGCGGAAACTTGCCGACGTGCAGCACAG AATCTTCCGGACGACGCGGATCTTATCATCGGAGAAGCCAGGTCGGCTTGTTCCATCGCAATTGCTGAAGCCACGAAACAAAAGAATATTCCTCAAATGTCGTACGCTTCCACGTCTGCGCTACTATCAGACAAGAAGAATTATCCACACCTCTTTCGCACATGCGCTTCTGATGTGTTCCAAGGGAAAGCTCTGGCTAAGCTGGTTGAAAGATACAAGTGGACGCAATTGTCCACCATAACAACACTTGATCTGTACAGTGAAGAGCTCGCTCGTAAGTTTGCCGTAGAAGTGCGGAAGAAAGGGGTCGACATTGTCACTGAGCAACGGTTTGAAGCGCAAACAAAATTGAGTATCAAGGAATATCTTAAAGAG ATAAAGAAAGCTGGGACAGCAGTAAACTTGGTTAGTGCCACGACTGATGACGcagaaaaagtttttcaagaagCGATAGAACAG AGTATGACCGGTAAAGGGTGGACGTGGATTGGAACTGACGGTGCTACCACATCACCATTCGTGGAGTCTCCCAACTTACAACTAGCCATGCAGGGTATGGTAGGCACCAGGCCTAAACACGGTGAAGGAGCACTATACCAAAAACTGCTAAAGACCTGGAAAGAAAAAGACGCATCCATGTACCCTGGTCCTATCCATTCTCCTAGAGTGCTACAG GCTTCAGCTTATGTTGCTCAGGTCTATGATTCTGTTCTTGCTTATGCGCATGCTTTAACAAGACTTCATGAAGCGGGAACCATAAATAAG TACTCCTCCCGTGCGGACGTGCAAAAGGAGATAATGACAGAATTACGCAAAATGAAAGACGCAAGTACAGGATTTGACAGCTCAACCGGAAGAAAACAGTTCTTCGATTCCAATCAAGATGCGCCGGCAATTTATGATGTTGTGAACCTAAACGGAGATTCATGGGTGAAAGTTGGTTCTTACGACCCTTCCCCAGATCATGGACTCagtataaggaaaaaaatcgtgTGGCCAGGAGGGAGCCTAAATACCCCGAGTGATCACCACTCACCAAG TGTAAAGGAATCTGCTGTAACCGAACCGCCTAAAGCAACAGGTGTCAGTGATGGTGGTATCATAGCTCTTGGCGTTGTATTCGGCACTTTTGCCGTCGCCATGGGAACTTTTATAGCTTACTTGATATACagagagaaaaagggaaaaccCTCCTTTGGACCTCAG GTCTTCAGACAAACTTATCATTCACCGGTAAGCGAGATAGCCTCTGTTATGGATAATGGAAACATACAAGTTATACGAGCAGTCAAAGAGCCTATAACATAA